From Pseudomonas sp. B21-028, one genomic window encodes:
- a CDS encoding response regulator transcription factor, which yields MTSPLRLLLADDHEVTRAGFIALLAGSTGFEVVGQARDGQEALDLCERLQPDIAILDIRMPVLNGLGAARILQQRQPGIKVVIFTMDDSPDHLEAAIGAGAVGYLLKDASRDEVLDALKRVARGEEALNSSVSARLLRRMTERGAGAAAPLQALTARERQVLGLVAGGFSNREIGEKLGIASGTAKAHVERVIGKLGAADRTQAAVRGIALGLVAQPAGQWP from the coding sequence ATGACCTCTCCTTTAAGGCTGCTGTTGGCCGACGATCACGAAGTCACCCGCGCCGGGTTCATCGCCCTGCTGGCCGGTAGCACCGGGTTCGAGGTCGTCGGCCAGGCCCGCGATGGCCAGGAAGCCCTCGACCTGTGCGAACGACTGCAACCGGACATCGCCATTCTCGACATCCGCATGCCGGTGCTCAACGGCCTGGGCGCGGCGCGCATCCTGCAGCAGCGTCAACCGGGCATCAAAGTGGTGATCTTCACCATGGACGACAGCCCCGACCACCTGGAGGCGGCCATCGGCGCAGGCGCCGTCGGTTATCTGCTCAAGGACGCCAGCCGCGATGAGGTGCTGGACGCACTCAAACGGGTCGCCCGGGGCGAGGAAGCATTGAACAGTTCGGTCAGTGCCCGCCTGTTGCGACGCATGACCGAACGTGGCGCCGGTGCCGCAGCACCGCTCCAGGCCTTGACCGCGCGGGAACGCCAAGTGCTGGGGCTGGTGGCGGGCGGCTTCAGCAACCGTGAAATCGGTGAAAAGCTTGGCATCGCCTCCGGTACGGCCAAGGCCCATGTGGAACGGGTCATTGGCAAGCTGGGGGCCGCCGACCGGACCCAGGCCGCCGTGCGAGGCATTGCCTTGGGGCTGGTGGCGCAACCCGCCGGACAATGGCCATGA
- the nirD gene encoding nitrite reductase small subunit NirD — MSQSNVVRIPTAEAQVQWRPLCSREDLVPNSGVVAWHDGSQVALLYLPEQQDKPLYAIDNRDPKSGANVIGRGLLGSIKGDLVIASPMYKQHFRLEDGHCLEYPEQRLRVWPVRLNGDVVEIGED; from the coding sequence ATGAGCCAGTCAAACGTCGTTCGTATTCCCACCGCCGAAGCCCAGGTGCAATGGCGCCCCCTGTGCAGCCGCGAAGACCTGGTCCCCAACTCCGGCGTGGTTGCCTGGCACGACGGCAGCCAGGTAGCGCTGCTGTACCTGCCCGAACAGCAGGACAAGCCGCTGTACGCCATCGACAACCGCGACCCCAAGTCGGGAGCGAATGTCATCGGTCGCGGGCTGTTGGGCAGCATCAAGGGTGATCTGGTGATTGCCTCGCCGATGTACAAGCAGCATTTCCGCCTGGAAGACGGCCACTGCCTGGAATACCCGGAACAGCGCCTGCGGGTATGGCCGGTGCGGCTCAATGGTGATGTGGTGGAGATTGGTGAGGATTGA
- a CDS encoding CBS domain-containing protein, which yields MKTAAQLVKLKSLQNQQVHSIAPEQTVLEALRIMAEKNVGALPVIEDGQVVGVFSERDYARKMVLHGRSSVGTSVRTIMSVPVVTADSQQSIERCMEVMTDSHLRHLPVLDGGQLIGLLSIGDLVKQAIVEQADLIRQLEHYIRGH from the coding sequence ATGAAAACCGCCGCTCAACTGGTGAAACTCAAGAGTCTGCAAAACCAGCAGGTCCACAGCATCGCGCCGGAGCAGACGGTGCTCGAAGCCCTGCGGATCATGGCCGAGAAGAACGTCGGCGCGTTGCCGGTGATCGAGGATGGCCAGGTGGTGGGGGTGTTCAGCGAGCGGGACTATGCGCGCAAGATGGTGCTGCACGGGCGCTCCTCGGTAGGGACTTCGGTACGCACGATCATGAGCGTACCGGTGGTCACCGCCGACAGTCAGCAGAGCATCGAACGCTGCATGGAGGTCATGACCGACAGCCACCTGCGGCACTTGCCGGTGCTCGATGGTGGGCAGTTGATCGGCCTGCTGTCGATTGGTGACCTGGTCAAGCAGGCCATTGTCGAGCAAGCGGATCTGATCCGGCAGTTGGAGCATTACATTCGCGGTCATTGA
- a CDS encoding response regulator produces the protein MNRDLRILIIDDQRPNLDLMEQLLAREGLHNVLSSTEPLRTLDLFNSFEPDLVILDLHMPAFDGFAVLEQLNRRIPANDYLPILVLTADATRDTRLRALALGARDFISKPLDALETMLRIWNLLETRALYKALRELIPEQQIELLRQHRPTID, from the coding sequence ATGAATCGTGACTTGCGCATCCTGATCATCGACGACCAGCGCCCCAACCTGGACCTGATGGAACAACTGCTGGCCCGCGAAGGGCTGCACAACGTGCTGAGCAGCACCGAGCCCCTGCGCACCCTGGATCTGTTCAACAGCTTCGAGCCGGACCTGGTCATCCTCGACCTGCACATGCCGGCGTTCGACGGTTTCGCCGTGCTGGAACAACTCAACCGGCGCATCCCGGCCAACGACTACCTGCCGATCCTGGTACTGACCGCCGACGCCACCCGGGACACCCGCCTGCGGGCCCTGGCCCTCGGTGCCCGGGATTTCATCAGCAAACCGCTGGATGCGCTGGAAACCATGCTGCGCATCTGGAACCTGCTGGAAACCCGGGCGCTCTACAAGGCCTTGCGCGAGTTGATTCCTGAGCAGCAGATCGAGTTGCTGCGCCAGCATCGGCCGACGATCGATTGA
- a CDS encoding sensor histidine kinase, which produces MQSPPHDPGSALAIRSQYRQSQSRAARLGLLLGTGHELTRLPLAQMRQRVVQRACAFVAMDHGLLLEWTPDQPASALACHGSGERLDWLASLADSPLPGPQWLEYPDRPLPQVLRVPLRAADGTAFGVLLLGNSVVISAPDHEDIESLQLLATLLAAHLENHRLLEALQARERTMSELVHRLFTAQEDERKRVAYDLHDGLAQNLAGLHQRLQGFAGRCPALPPDLANELQTILALAQGCVGEGRQLIGGLRPHVLDDFGLYKAVDKEADRLREAGLTVDWLEHSSARLPGNTEIALFRIAQEGINNILKHARAGHVGLGLSISDGQAVLRVEDDGRGFALEQPIETNGTRHLGLAAMQERAILLGGHLTCLSQPGGGTRLLASAPLPLHGAHP; this is translated from the coding sequence ATGCAAAGCCCACCCCATGATCCCGGCAGCGCCCTGGCCATCCGCAGCCAGTATCGTCAGTCGCAAAGCCGCGCCGCGCGCCTGGGCCTGTTGTTGGGCACCGGCCACGAACTGACCCGCCTGCCCTTGGCACAGATGCGCCAGCGCGTCGTGCAAAGGGCCTGCGCGTTCGTCGCTATGGATCATGGCTTGCTCTTGGAATGGACGCCTGATCAGCCGGCAAGCGCCCTCGCCTGCCATGGCAGCGGCGAGCGCCTCGACTGGCTCGCCAGCCTCGCTGATTCGCCGTTGCCCGGACCGCAATGGCTCGAATACCCCGACCGCCCCCTGCCCCAGGTCCTGCGGGTGCCGCTGCGGGCCGCAGACGGGACGGCGTTCGGCGTGTTGTTGCTGGGCAACAGCGTGGTCATCAGCGCGCCCGACCACGAAGACATCGAATCCCTGCAACTGCTGGCGACCCTGCTGGCCGCGCACCTGGAGAACCATCGGCTGCTTGAAGCACTCCAGGCACGCGAGCGCACCATGTCCGAACTGGTCCACCGGTTGTTCACGGCCCAGGAAGACGAACGCAAGCGCGTGGCGTATGACTTGCACGACGGCCTGGCGCAGAACCTGGCCGGCCTGCATCAGCGCCTGCAGGGGTTCGCCGGACGCTGCCCGGCGTTGCCGCCCGACCTGGCGAACGAATTGCAAACCATCCTGGCGTTGGCCCAGGGCTGTGTCGGTGAAGGCCGGCAACTGATCGGCGGTCTGCGCCCCCATGTGCTGGATGATTTCGGCCTGTACAAAGCCGTCGACAAGGAAGCCGATCGCCTGCGCGAAGCCGGCTTGACGGTGGACTGGCTCGAACACAGCAGCGCGCGCCTGCCGGGCAATACCGAAATCGCTCTGTTCCGCATCGCCCAGGAAGGCATCAACAACATTCTCAAGCACGCCCGGGCCGGCCATGTGGGCCTGGGACTCTCCATCAGCGACGGCCAGGCCGTCCTGCGGGTGGAGGACGATGGCCGTGGCTTTGCCCTGGAGCAGCCCATCGAAACCAACGGCACCCGCCACCTCGGTCTGGCTGCCATGCAGGAGCGGGCCATCCTACTGGGAGGCCACCTGACGTGTCTCAGCCAGCCCGGCGGCGGCACTCGATTGCTGGCCAGCGCGCCACTGCCTCTCCACGGAGCACATCCATGA
- a CDS encoding ATP-binding protein → MRLLTTRRWVDLPLRGKALVVISLPLVVLLLSLVLIYITERQTARAEEDVRRVLRVQGDIQTVHTLLAEAAASVRGYLLTRREDFLPSYEQATLLIEAALQRLDRNIRDTRVREHLQTITPLIDEKLSGLVELRSGRGVDTEAITALLIKNKQVLDVLREQINAMRIREEALLAERSAAASATRMRLLFATLLAAVCGLFGAIVAVLFLSKGIVARVQQVQGNAQRLALGQPLRPQPPEQDEIGQLGTRLVEAGQLLAERERALRDNEERLRLIIDGVRDYGIFALDAKGHVITWNAGAERIKGYTEQEIIGQHFSLFYLAEECPAHPEMALREATRDGHYMEEGWRCRKDGSRFWASVVITAQYDSTGALRGFSKITRDITDRRAAEIALSTAREEAESASRAKSEFLSRMSHELRTPLNAILGFAQLLDMDSTAGQRPQVSHILRAGQHLLALINEVLDIARIEAGRLPLNIEPIALATVLHEALTLVSPMAADAGIRLVELPPLPEGSGVLADRQRLVQVLLNLLSNAIKYNRPEGEVRIEVTVLDKRVAIAVSDTGRGIAPEQLDQLFKPFERLGADPQVEGTGLGLSLSKSLLEMMQGTLQVHSLPDQGCCFTLQLPGAQVVTTHLPPIAALTVTRTPVEYHGRVLCIEDNLSSLALIETLMQRRPGIQLLSSMQGQMGLDLARQHAPQLILLDVTLPDLAGLEVLRRLRQSPATASTPVLMITADASDLTRRALQDAGATAILTKPIHIQAFLAHLERYLPEPA, encoded by the coding sequence ATGAGGCTCCTGACGACCCGCCGCTGGGTCGACTTGCCGCTGCGGGGCAAGGCTTTGGTGGTGATTTCCCTGCCGCTGGTGGTGCTGCTGCTGTCACTGGTGCTGATCTACATCACCGAGCGCCAGACCGCCCGGGCCGAAGAAGATGTTCGCCGGGTGTTGCGCGTGCAGGGCGATATCCAGACGGTACATACCCTGCTGGCAGAAGCGGCGGCCAGCGTGCGTGGCTACCTGCTGACCCGGCGCGAAGACTTTTTGCCCAGCTATGAACAGGCCACGCTATTGATCGAGGCTGCATTGCAACGGCTGGACCGCAACATCCGCGACACCAGGGTCCGTGAACACCTCCAGACCATCACCCCGCTGATCGACGAGAAACTCAGCGGGTTGGTGGAACTGCGTAGCGGCAGGGGCGTCGACACCGAAGCCATCACGGCGCTGCTGATCAAGAACAAGCAGGTGCTGGACGTGTTGCGCGAACAGATCAATGCCATGCGCATCCGCGAGGAAGCCCTGCTCGCCGAGCGCAGCGCCGCCGCCTCCGCCACCCGCATGCGCTTGCTGTTCGCCACGCTGCTCGCCGCGGTGTGCGGGTTGTTCGGTGCGATTGTCGCGGTGCTGTTTTTGTCCAAGGGCATCGTCGCCCGGGTGCAGCAGGTACAAGGCAATGCCCAGCGCCTGGCGTTGGGCCAACCCTTGCGGCCGCAACCGCCGGAACAGGATGAAATCGGCCAGTTGGGCACCCGCCTGGTGGAAGCCGGACAATTGCTGGCAGAACGCGAGCGAGCCCTGCGCGACAACGAAGAGCGCCTGCGGCTGATCATCGATGGCGTGAGGGACTACGGCATCTTCGCCCTGGACGCCAAGGGTCATGTGATCACCTGGAACGCCGGCGCCGAACGGATCAAGGGTTACACCGAGCAGGAGATCATCGGCCAGCATTTTTCCCTGTTCTACCTGGCCGAAGAGTGCCCGGCACACCCGGAGATGGCCCTGCGCGAAGCCACCCGCGACGGGCATTACATGGAAGAAGGCTGGCGTTGTCGCAAGGACGGCAGCCGCTTCTGGGCCAGCGTGGTCATCACCGCTCAATACGACAGTACCGGCGCCCTGCGCGGTTTCTCCAAGATCACCCGCGATATCACCGACCGGCGCGCCGCCGAGATCGCCCTGAGCACCGCCCGCGAAGAAGCGGAAAGTGCCAGCCGGGCCAAGAGCGAATTTCTCTCGCGCATGAGCCACGAACTGCGCACGCCATTGAATGCCATCCTCGGCTTCGCGCAGCTGCTGGACATGGATTCCACGGCCGGCCAGCGTCCCCAGGTCAGCCACATCCTGCGCGCCGGCCAGCACTTGCTGGCGTTGATCAACGAAGTGCTGGACATTGCCCGGATCGAGGCTGGCCGCTTGCCGCTGAACATCGAGCCCATCGCCCTGGCGACCGTGCTGCACGAAGCCCTGACGCTGGTTTCACCCATGGCTGCCGACGCCGGCATTCGCCTGGTCGAACTGCCGCCGCTGCCCGAGGGCAGCGGTGTGCTGGCTGACCGTCAGCGACTGGTCCAGGTGCTGCTCAACCTGCTTTCCAACGCCATCAAATACAACCGGCCCGAGGGTGAAGTACGCATTGAAGTGACCGTCCTGGACAAACGGGTGGCCATTGCCGTGAGCGATACCGGACGCGGCATTGCCCCGGAGCAGTTGGACCAGTTGTTCAAGCCGTTCGAACGCTTGGGCGCCGATCCCCAGGTCGAAGGCACCGGCCTCGGCCTGTCCCTGAGCAAGAGCCTGCTGGAGATGATGCAGGGCACTCTCCAGGTGCACAGCCTGCCGGACCAGGGTTGCTGTTTCACCTTGCAGTTGCCGGGTGCTCAGGTCGTCACCACGCATTTGCCGCCTATCGCAGCCCTGACGGTCACCCGCACGCCCGTTGAATACCACGGCAGGGTCTTGTGCATCGAGGACAACCTCTCGAGCCTGGCGTTGATCGAAACCCTGATGCAGCGCCGTCCCGGCATCCAGCTGCTGTCGAGCATGCAGGGCCAGATGGGCCTGGACCTGGCGCGCCAGCATGCGCCACAACTGATCCTGCTGGATGTGACCCTGCCGGACCTCGCTGGCCTGGAAGTCTTGCGTCGCTTGCGCCAGTCCCCGGCCACCGCGTCCACCCCGGTGTTGATGATCACGGCCGATGCCAGCGACCTGACCCGTCGGGCCCTTCAGGATGCGGGCGCCACCGCGATCCTGACCAAACCCATCCATATCCAGGCCTTCCTGGCCCACCTCGAACGTTATCTACCGGAGCCTGCATGA
- a CDS encoding sigma-70 family RNA polymerase sigma factor — translation MFDAATPTEHSLHALYRDHGGWLEGWLRRRMGNAWDAADLRQDTFLRVLSSAQPLADLHEPRAYLLTVGKRLLSNFYTRRNLEQAYLDALASLPEECVPSPEQRWLLLETLHALDELLDGLPPQVRRAFLWSQLEGLGYREIAERMQVSERTVKRYMAQAYEHCLLVDF, via the coding sequence ATGTTTGATGCAGCTACGCCGACGGAGCACTCCCTACATGCGTTGTACCGTGATCATGGCGGCTGGCTGGAAGGCTGGCTGAGACGGCGCATGGGCAATGCCTGGGATGCGGCGGATCTGCGCCAGGATACCTTCCTGCGGGTACTCTCCAGCGCCCAACCCCTGGCGGACCTGCACGAGCCACGGGCCTATCTGCTCACGGTGGGCAAGCGGCTGCTGAGTAATTTCTATACCCGGCGCAACCTGGAACAGGCTTACCTCGATGCGCTGGCAAGCCTGCCCGAAGAGTGCGTACCGTCGCCGGAGCAACGCTGGCTGCTGCTGGAAACCCTGCACGCCCTGGACGAGTTGCTCGATGGCCTGCCGCCCCAGGTGCGACGGGCTTTTTTGTGGAGCCAGCTCGAAGGCCTGGGCTACCGGGAAATCGCCGAGCGCATGCAGGTGTCCGAACGCACCGTCAAGCGCTACATGGCCCAAGCCTATGAGCATTGCCTGCTGGTGGACTTTTGA
- a CDS encoding SgcJ/EcaC family oxidoreductase → MKMKTLALATFFVLTTPFVHAADATPFVYRTVAEQPKNVDDREIAGLFDHWNKTLLTGSAAAMTSLYAPDAILQPTLSNKVRTTPAQIQDYFEHFLAGKPVGQINYREIRHLGPDAAMDSGVYTFTLTNADGSKKDVQARYTYLYERLNGQWKIINHHSSAMPEVPKALHASH, encoded by the coding sequence ATGAAAATGAAAACCCTCGCCCTCGCCACCTTTTTTGTACTGACCACGCCTTTTGTCCATGCCGCCGATGCCACGCCCTTCGTGTATCGCACCGTGGCCGAACAACCCAAGAACGTAGATGACCGGGAGATCGCTGGACTGTTCGACCACTGGAACAAGACGCTGCTGACCGGCAGTGCCGCAGCGATGACCAGCCTCTACGCGCCGGACGCGATTCTGCAACCGACCCTTTCCAACAAGGTGCGTACCACGCCGGCGCAGATCCAGGATTATTTCGAACACTTCCTGGCGGGCAAGCCGGTCGGCCAGATCAACTACCGGGAAATCCGCCACCTGGGTCCCGATGCGGCGATGGACAGTGGGGTCTACACCTTCACCCTGACCAATGCCGATGGCAGCAAGAAGGACGTGCAGGCGCGCTACACCTACCTCTATGAGCGCCTGAACGGACAGTGGAAGATCATCAACCACCACTCATCGGCCATGCCGGAAGTGCCGAAAGCCCTGCACGCCAGTCACTGA
- a CDS encoding FecR domain-containing protein produces MRPAPSSEAREVARAAARWLTLMEFGGNEFDSAGLQRWRDSSAHHEAAWQKAQRLRQRFAGVPPSLGMATLDRPSLPRRAVLKRALGVVALVPTAWMLGRTLPLDAWRADLHTATGEQRRWSLVDGSLLQLNTDSAVNLDLKARRLVLVQGEMALKVSGVTPLAVQAPYGLITVSRGEVCVRLGERGCQVSVVSGSAQLQPLHGPVLSLEEGQQASLHAAGAGPVTRVDLTQPGWRDGVLVAQNQSLGDFLRELGRYRPGVLRWDEALESLRVTGSFRLENTDKVLALLSASLPLDVQMRTRYWVTLSLRKNIA; encoded by the coding sequence ATGCGTCCGGCCCCGTCGTCCGAGGCTCGTGAGGTCGCCCGGGCGGCTGCCCGCTGGTTGACCCTGATGGAGTTCGGCGGCAACGAGTTCGACTCCGCCGGCCTGCAACGCTGGCGCGACAGCAGCGCTCACCACGAAGCGGCCTGGCAGAAAGCCCAGCGGCTGCGTCAGCGCTTCGCCGGGGTGCCGCCTTCGCTGGGCATGGCGACCCTGGATCGTCCATCCTTGCCCCGGCGTGCCGTACTCAAGCGCGCATTGGGCGTCGTCGCGCTGGTTCCGACAGCCTGGATGCTGGGTCGCACGTTGCCATTGGACGCCTGGCGCGCCGACCTGCACACCGCCACCGGCGAACAGCGGCGCTGGTCGCTGGTCGATGGCAGCCTCTTGCAATTGAACACCGACAGTGCCGTGAACCTTGACCTCAAGGCCCGGCGCCTGGTGCTGGTACAAGGCGAAATGGCCCTGAAAGTCAGCGGCGTCACGCCGTTGGCTGTCCAGGCGCCCTATGGCCTGATTACCGTGAGTCGAGGCGAAGTCTGCGTGCGCCTGGGTGAACGAGGCTGCCAGGTGTCGGTGGTCAGCGGTTCGGCGCAGTTGCAACCGTTGCACGGGCCTGTGCTATCGCTGGAGGAGGGCCAACAGGCCAGCCTTCACGCTGCAGGTGCAGGGCCGGTGACCAGGGTCGACCTGACGCAACCGGGCTGGCGCGACGGGGTGCTTGTGGCGCAGAACCAGTCGTTGGGGGACTTTCTCCGTGAGCTGGGTCGCTATCGCCCGGGTGTGCTGCGCTGGGACGAGGCCCTGGAATCGCTTCGGGTAACCGGCAGTTTCCGCCTGGAAAACACCGACAAAGTCCTTGCTTTGCTCTCGGCCAGCTTGCCGCTCGACGTGCAGATGCGCACCCGTTATTGGGTCACCTTGTCGCTTCGCAAAAATATCGCCTGA